The following proteins are co-located in the Cydia pomonella isolate Wapato2018A chromosome 19, ilCydPomo1, whole genome shotgun sequence genome:
- the LOC133528113 gene encoding EEF1A lysine methyltransferase 1 isoform X1 → MEKMEDDDDVPALSAETFAALQEFYAEQQKRQEILDKLQAEDKLKENILFDENWQLSQFWYDEATVQALVKVVDKTILDGGSVALLSCPTLFVPVKRQLGDRATVTLLEYDRRFEVHAPDFIFYDYNLPDKLPPDIERYDLVVADPPFLSEECIEKTSQTIKLLAKDKIVVCTGAVMKENVEKLLDLRMCEFQPRHRNNLANEFACYANFDLDDALR, encoded by the exons ATGG AAAAGatggaagatgatgatgatgtgccAGCGCTGTCTGCGGAGACATTTGCAGCCCTTCAGGAGTTTTATGCCGAGCAGCAGAAGAGACAGGAAATACTTGACAAGTTGCAGGCTGAGGACAAGCTGAAGGAAAATATACTTTTTGATGAGAAttgg CAACTAAGTCAGTTTTGGTATGATGAGGCCACAGTGCAGGCACTAGTGAAGGTGGTGGACAAGACAATACTTGATGGAGGCAGCGTGGCACTGCTCTCCTGCCCCACACTCTTCGTGCCAGTGAAGCGGCAGCTCGGAGACAGGGCTACAG TAACCCTTCTCGAGTACGACCGGCGCTTCGAGGTGCACGCCCCCGACTTCATCTTCTACGACTACAACTTACCTGACAAGCTGCCTCCGGATATAGAGCGATATGACTTGGTTGTGGCTGATCCTCCATTCTTGTCTGAAGAGTGCATCGAAAAGACCTCGCAGACAATCAAATTATTGGCCAAG GACAAGATCGTGGTGTGCACAGGGGCGGTTATGAAGGAGAATGTGGAAAAACTTTTGGATTTGCGGATGTGCGAGTTCCAGCCGCGCCATAGGAACAACTTAGCCAACGAGTTCGCGTGCTACGCTAATTTCGACCTAGACGACGCTTTAAGATGA
- the LOC133528113 gene encoding EEF1A lysine methyltransferase 1 isoform X2, with amino-acid sequence MEDDDDVPALSAETFAALQEFYAEQQKRQEILDKLQAEDKLKENILFDENWQLSQFWYDEATVQALVKVVDKTILDGGSVALLSCPTLFVPVKRQLGDRATVTLLEYDRRFEVHAPDFIFYDYNLPDKLPPDIERYDLVVADPPFLSEECIEKTSQTIKLLAKDKIVVCTGAVMKENVEKLLDLRMCEFQPRHRNNLANEFACYANFDLDDALR; translated from the exons atggaagatgatgatgatgtgccAGCGCTGTCTGCGGAGACATTTGCAGCCCTTCAGGAGTTTTATGCCGAGCAGCAGAAGAGACAGGAAATACTTGACAAGTTGCAGGCTGAGGACAAGCTGAAGGAAAATATACTTTTTGATGAGAAttgg CAACTAAGTCAGTTTTGGTATGATGAGGCCACAGTGCAGGCACTAGTGAAGGTGGTGGACAAGACAATACTTGATGGAGGCAGCGTGGCACTGCTCTCCTGCCCCACACTCTTCGTGCCAGTGAAGCGGCAGCTCGGAGACAGGGCTACAG TAACCCTTCTCGAGTACGACCGGCGCTTCGAGGTGCACGCCCCCGACTTCATCTTCTACGACTACAACTTACCTGACAAGCTGCCTCCGGATATAGAGCGATATGACTTGGTTGTGGCTGATCCTCCATTCTTGTCTGAAGAGTGCATCGAAAAGACCTCGCAGACAATCAAATTATTGGCCAAG GACAAGATCGTGGTGTGCACAGGGGCGGTTATGAAGGAGAATGTGGAAAAACTTTTGGATTTGCGGATGTGCGAGTTCCAGCCGCGCCATAGGAACAACTTAGCCAACGAGTTCGCGTGCTACGCTAATTTCGACCTAGACGACGCTTTAAGATGA